A single window of Gossypium hirsutum isolate 1008001.06 chromosome A10, Gossypium_hirsutum_v2.1, whole genome shotgun sequence DNA harbors:
- the LOC107897499 gene encoding aspartic proteinase nepenthesin-1: MALLYSLCCVSFSALVIVALYVSPVVSTSRRVLGDYGKLENGFRVTLKHVDSSKNLTKWERIQRGIKRGNHRLQRLNAMVLAASGDSAEVQAPIVAGNGEFLMDLSIGTPPNSYSAILDTGSDLIWTQCKPCTQCFDQSTPIFDPQKSSTFTKLSCSSDLCEALPQSTCSDGSCEYLYTYGDYSSTQGVMATETFKFDSVSVPNIGFGCGEDNEGDGFSQGSGLVGLGRGPLSLVSQLKEPRFSYCLTAMDETQKSLLLMGSIASANESLGEMRTTPLIRNPSQPSFYYLSLQGITVGSTRLPIKESTFALEDNGSGGVIIDSGTTITYLEQAAFGVLKKAFILEMKLPVDTLSSTGLDLCFTLPSGSTQVEVPKLVFHFDGADLDLPAENYMIADSSSRVICLAMGGSSGMSIFGNVQQQNMLVVHDLEKGTVSFIQTQCQNI, encoded by the coding sequence ATGGCGTTACTCTATTCTTTATGTTGTGTCTCATTTTCGGCACTGGTGATAGTCGCATTGTACGTCTCCCCGGTCGTTTCGACGTCGAGGCGAGTGTTAGGAGATTACGGTAAGCTCGAAAACGGGTTCAGGGTCACGCTCAAGCATgttgattcaagcaagaatttaACCAAATGGGAGCGGATCCAACGTGGGATAAAGCGTGGGAATCACAGGCTGCAGAGGTTGAACGCCATGGTTTTAGCAGCCAGCGGTGATTCGGCTGAGGTTCAAGCGCCTATCGTTGCTGGGAACGGCGAGTTTCTAATGGACTTATCGATAGGGACTCCACCGAATAGTTACTCTGCGATCTTGGACACCGGAAGTGATTTAATATGGACTCAATGCAAGCCTTGTACCCAATGTTTCGATCAATCTACCCCCATCTTCGACCCGCAAAAATCTTCGACGTTCACCAAGTTGTCATGCTCGAGCGACCTATGTGAAGCACTTCCGCAATCAACATGCAGCGATGGGTCATGTGAGTATCTCTACACATACGGCGATTACTCCTCGACACAAGGGGTCATGGCAACCGAAACATTCAAATTTGACAGTGTTTCGGTTCCGAATATCGGATTCGGGTGCGGAGAAGACAATGAGGGGGACGGATTTTCGCAAGGCTCAGGCCTCGTAGGGCTGGGGCGTGGACCATTATCATTAGTTTCACAACTAAAAGAACCCAGGTTTTCATATTGCTTAACCGCCATGGATGAGACCCAGAAAAGCCTACTGTTGATGGGGTCAATAGCAAGTGCAAATGAATCATTAGGTGAAATGAGGACCACTCCATTGATACGTAACCCATCCCAACCATCTTTTTACTATCTTTCACTCCAAGGAATCACAGTGGGAAGCACTCGCTTGCCTATCAAGGAATCAACTTTTGCACTCGAAGACAACGGCAGCGGCGGTGTAATCATCGACTCCGGCACCACTATCACGTATCTCGAACAAGCTGCTTTCGGCGTGCTAAAAAAGGCATTCATCTTGGAAATGAAGCTTCCCGTTGACACTTTGAGTTCAACAGGGCTTGACCTTTGCTTCACCTTGCCATCAGGTTCAACCCAAGTTGAAGTACCTAAACTTGTATTCCATTTCGACGGGGCGGATTTGGATCTACCGGCAGAGAATTATATGATCGCGGACTCGAGCTCGCGGGTAATTTGTTTGGCGATGGGAGGCTCGAGTGGGATGTCGATCTTTGGCAACGTTCAACAGCAGAATATGTTGGTTGTTCACGATCTGGAGAAGGGAACTGTGTCCTTCATTCAAACACAATGCCAAAATATATGA